From a region of the Vairimorpha necatrix chromosome 4, complete sequence genome:
- a CDS encoding CAAX prenyl protease 1-like protein, with protein MNKSHCIKMVLILPYIQEPIENVYCIHLLKYFVYSCLTIHFSIVSYELVRIFFTSIPKYLIPYDLSYNKLQYIKFVICKMLKLLSFYLIMFIVNLKSKDEHVKDPNISEDSVILDLQNLNESVQSSYNDRWERISRFIKSNRALLSVYLYLISINLDTFNPILYVIAPYLMYKILYKLYNRHKYTKIFFWSAISTIAAALYKFLAHKKSKSQIIENDKLPKEIMRYLIKNGYEVVTFNIESDVYNVGVIEAMKNVSIFIFGNIWEIFTDDEFTSVLYHEIGHVVNKSLLSRMLISKALDIFMYVIEFFMIYKNRSLLKQDNTSNIDEDRDIEIKNIICLYVILCISISPFINMINNIYSFIDESKADLFSVKNFDRKHLISALIKFTVENKANFDSSLLFNFMYFTHPCLKRRVELIKKM; from the exons atgaataaaTCGCACTGCATAAAAATGGTCTTGATACTGCCATATATTCAAGAACCCATagaaaatgtttattgtattcac cttttaaaatatttcgtATATTCTTGCCTGACCATTCATTTTTCTATAGTCTCATATGAACTCGTTCGTATATTTTTCACATCTATACCTAAGTATCTTATACCTTATGATTTATCATATAATAAGCTACAATACATTAAATTTGTCATTTGTAAAATGCTAAAACTATTGTCgttttatttgattatgtttattgtaAACTTAAAATCTAAAGATGAACACGTTAAAGATCCAAATATATCTGAAGATTCAGTTATATTAGATTTGCAAAATCTTAATGAAAGTGTACAGTCATCATATAATGATAGATGGGAAAGAATATCACGATTTATCAAATCTAATAGAGCTTTATTATCagtatatttgtatttaatatCTATTAATCTTGATACATTCAATCCcattttatatgtaataGCTCCTTATCTCatgtataaaattctatataaattatataatagaCACAAAtatactaaaatatttttttggtcTGCTATTTCTACTATCGCAGCTGCTTTATACAAGTTTTTAGCtcataaaaaaagtaaatcacaaattattgaaaatgatAAGTTGCCGAAAGAAATAATGCGATacttgataaaaaatggTTATGAAGTTGTTACATTCAATATAGAATCTGATGTTTACAATGTAGGAGTTATCGAAGCTATGAAAAATGTatctatatttatatttggtAATATATGGGAAATATTTACAGATGACGAATTTACAAGCGTGTTGTATCATGAAATAGGTCATGTAGTAAACAAAAGTTTATTGAGCAGGATGTTAATTTCTAAAGCTTTagatatatttatgtatGTAATCGAATTCTTTATGATTTATAAGAATAGAAGTTTATTAAAGCAAGATAATACATCTAATATAGATGAGGATAGAGATATAGAAATTAAGAATATTATATGTTTGTATGTAATTCTTTGCATTTCGATTAGtccatttataaatatgattaataatatttattcatTTATTGATGAAAGTAAGGCAGACCTATTTAGTGTGAAAAACTTTGATAGAAAACATCTTATAAGCGctcttataa